TCGGGCAAGGTCCAGGGCGACATCGTCTCCCCGCGAGTGGTGCTCGAGAACGGCTCGAACTTCAAAGGCTCGATCGACATGGAACCGGCTGCCGCCGCGCAGCCGGAGGCGCCTGCGAAGCCGAAAAAGGCCGCAAGTGCCGGAGCCGGCGGCCCGGCCCCGGTCCAGCCGGCCGCCACCGCCCAACCCACGCCGTCCGCCCAGTCGGACAACGCCGCCGAGAAACCCGCCGCGGCCCAAGGGGCTACCTCAGCGGCAGGGAACCGACAGTAAGAGGTGCGTGTCCAGGGCCCATCAGCCCTGAATCAGGGCGTGGCCGCCGGCGCCGTCGAGGCGAAGCCCGAGGAGCACACCTCGCTGGCGCTGGAGCACGCGCTGGCCCCGATCGGCTCCGACCACGGCTTCGTGCTCGACCTTGGTCCCGCATCGGGCGCAAACGTCTCGTTCTTCGCGGAGCGGAGCTGCAAGCTATTCATCGCCGATCTCAACAGCTCGATCTTCGGATCCGCCAATCCGGCCGATCGCGCCGAAGCGCTCGGCCGGGCGCTCGACCTCGACATCCCGACGAGCGACCCCTTCGATCTGATCCTGCTCTGGGATCTGCTCGACTACCTCGATGACGCCGAGATTCGCATTCTCGGGTCGCGCCTCCGGCCGGTTTGCCACGCGACGACGCTCCTCTACGGGATGATCTCGATCCGCAAGGAGATACCGGACCGGCCGTCTCGATTCGAGATCCGCAACGTGGGCTCGATCCTGTACACGGCGGGCTCGCAGTTCCTGCGTCGGTCCGCCCTTCACAAGGAGCCGGAGCTCGCCAAGCTCCTGCCCGACTTCGAGGTCGAGTCGACCTATCTCTTGCGCCACGGGATGCAGGAGTACCTCTTCCGGCGGCGCCGAGCCGACTAGCTTCGCGTGGCCACCGGTTTCGAGCTCGCGAGCCATCTGGTCCAAAGGAGGCTCGACAATGGCCTACGGGTCGTGCTTATGCTCGACCGCTCGCGCCCGCTGGTCGCCGTCAACCTCTGGTATCACGTGGGCTCCAAGAACGAGAGTCCCGGACGCACGGGCTTCGCCCATCTGTTCGAGCACATGCTCTTTCAGGGCAGCCAGAACGTCGGCACCAACGACCATTTCGCTCTGATCCAACAGGTGGGAGGCGTCGCCAACGGCTCGACGAGCTACGACCGCACCAACTACTACGAAACACTGCCCTCGCACTGCCTCGAGCTGGGTCTGTGGCTCGAGGCGGACCGCATGGGCTTCCTGCTTCCGGCCCTCGACGAGGACAAGCTCCGGAACCAGAAGGACGTGGTCATGAACGAGCGGCGCCAGCGCGTCGACAACCAGCCCTACGGCCGCGCCTTCGAGACGCTTCACGAGCTGCTGTATCCGGAAGGCCACCCGTACCGCTGGCCGGTGATCGGCTACATGGACGACATCGCCGCGACGACTCTTCCCGAGATCCACGACTTCTTCGGCACCTACTACCGCCCGAACAATGCCGTCCTGACGCTGGTGGGCGACTTCGAGGCGGACGCCGCCCTGGAGCAGGTCGAGCGCTACTTCGGGGACCTTCCGGGTGGCCCTGAGCCGCCGACGCCGGAGGTGGCGGCCGCAGAAACACAGCCGATTCGCCATGAGCTTCGCGACGCCGTCAATCTGCCCAGGCTGTACCTGGCCTGGCGGGGTCCCGGACTCACGCAGGACGATTGGCCCGCAGGCGATCTCTATTCCGTCGCCGCCTGCGGCGGCAAGTCGAGCCCTCTCTACCGCGATCTCGTCCTCGAACGCGAGATGGCCCAGGACATCTACGTCGGCATGGTGCCGCTCGAGCTCGAATCGACCCTGCTCGCGGCCATGACGCTACGTCCCGGCATCGACCCGGCCGAGGCGGAGGCGGTTCTCCTCGACACGCTGCGGGCCTGGCGCGCCTCTGCGCCCGACGCCACCGACTTCGAGCGCGCCCAGAACCGGACCCGGGTCGCGCACCTGCATGAGCTCGAGTCCTTCGAGAGCCGCGCCGACCTGCTGTCGATGTTCGCTACCCACTACGGCGATCCGACGCTGGTCGACTCCGAGCTCGAGCGCTATGCCGCCGTCACGCCGAGCGACCTCCTCGAGTTCACCCAGCGCTACCAGGATCCCGAGCGCGCCGTGACCCTCTGGGTGCTGCCCGAGGAGCCATCTTGAACGAGCCGCTCGACCGTTCTCACCCGCCGGCGCCCGAGCCGGCCAGAGGCTTCGAGTTCCCGGCCTGTGAGCACCGCCGGCTGAGCTCCGGCGTGGCCGTCCTCCGGCTCGCCGTCGACGGCATGCCCATGATCCACCTGCGTCTGCTACTCGCGGCCGGGGGGCACCACGCGCCGGCGGACTCTCCGGGCCTGCCCTCTCTCACCGCGGCGCTTCTCGACGAAGGCACCTCGCGGCGAACCGGCACCGAGCTGGCCGCCGAGATCGAGCGCCTGGGAGGATATCTGGCAACAGGAACCGGGTGGGACTCGACCGTCATCGAAACCGAAGTGCTCGAGAAGGACTTCGAGACCGGGATGGCGCTGCTCGCCGAGGTCGCCCGCGAGCCGAGCTTCCCGGATCACGAAGTCGGCCGGGTGCGCCGCCAGCTGCAAGCGGAGGTCAAGCGGCGCGAAGCTCAGCCGTCGTCTGTGGCCGGCATGCGCTTCGAGCGGTCTCTCTACGCTGGCACCGTCTACGACACGCCTTTGATCGGTACCCATGACTCCCTCGAGCGCCTGGACCGGGACGCGGTAGTCGACTTCTATTCGCGGCACGTTACACCCGCGGGTGCCACCCTGGTCGCGGTTGGCAACGTGACCTCGGAGCGACTGATCGAGCAGGCCGAAGCAGCCTTTGCCGGCTGGTCGGGCGGTCCCATCTCGAGACCCCGGATCGAGGCCGTAGCGCAGCAGGCTCTCCGGCTCGAAATCGTCGACCGCCCCGGAGCGGCCCAAACCGAGATCCGGGTCGGGCATGTCGGTATCGATCGAGCTCATCCTCGCTATCTCGAGGCGGCCGTGCTGAGCTGCCTCCTGGGCGGCAAGTTCACCAGCCGCCTCAACCTGAACCTGCGCGAGCAGCGTGGCTTCACCTACGGTGTACGCAGCTCGTTTGGAAAGAGAAGCGGCCCGGCGCCGTTCGTGATCTCGACCGCCCTCGCCAACGAGCACGTCGGCGAGGCGCTGGACGAGATCTTCGGCGAACTGGGGCGCCTCCTGGACGAGGCGCCCAGGGACGAGGAGGTCGCCGACACCAGGGATTACCTGATCGGCAGCTTCCCCTACACCGTCGAGACCCTGCGCGGGCTCGCCGGACGGCTGAGCGATCTCGCGGTCTACGACCTCCCCGACGACTACTATGCGAAATACCCCCGGGCCCTCGCGGCCATTTCCGGGGAGCAGCTTCTCGAAACCGCGCGCGAGCTCCTGACTCCCGACCGGGCTCTGGTGGTCTGCGTCGGCCCCGCCACGGAGCTCCAGGCGCAGCTCGAGGACCGGTTCGAGGTACCTGTATCCGTGATCCGGTCGGCCGACTCCGGCAGCTCCGCGTAGTCGCTCGAAGGACGCCGCGAAACAGCCCGAGGACCGGGCGTCGAACTGCCCGAAATCGCCCTTCCCACCTACCCGCCCGGCCGGGTTTGGGCCCC
Above is a window of bacterium DNA encoding:
- a CDS encoding insulinase family protein, whose product is MATGFELASHLVQRRLDNGLRVVLMLDRSRPLVAVNLWYHVGSKNESPGRTGFAHLFEHMLFQGSQNVGTNDHFALIQQVGGVANGSTSYDRTNYYETLPSHCLELGLWLEADRMGFLLPALDEDKLRNQKDVVMNERRQRVDNQPYGRAFETLHELLYPEGHPYRWPVIGYMDDIAATTLPEIHDFFGTYYRPNNAVLTLVGDFEADAALEQVERYFGDLPGGPEPPTPEVAAAETQPIRHELRDAVNLPRLYLAWRGPGLTQDDWPAGDLYSVAACGGKSSPLYRDLVLEREMAQDIYVGMVPLELESTLLAAMTLRPGIDPAEAEAVLLDTLRAWRASAPDATDFERAQNRTRVAHLHELESFESRADLLSMFATHYGDPTLVDSELERYAAVTPSDLLEFTQRYQDPERAVTLWVLPEEPS
- a CDS encoding insulinase family protein, which translates into the protein MNEPLDRSHPPAPEPARGFEFPACEHRRLSSGVAVLRLAVDGMPMIHLRLLLAAGGHHAPADSPGLPSLTAALLDEGTSRRTGTELAAEIERLGGYLATGTGWDSTVIETEVLEKDFETGMALLAEVAREPSFPDHEVGRVRRQLQAEVKRREAQPSSVAGMRFERSLYAGTVYDTPLIGTHDSLERLDRDAVVDFYSRHVTPAGATLVAVGNVTSERLIEQAEAAFAGWSGGPISRPRIEAVAQQALRLEIVDRPGAAQTEIRVGHVGIDRAHPRYLEAAVLSCLLGGKFTSRLNLNLREQRGFTYGVRSSFGKRSGPAPFVISTALANEHVGEALDEIFGELGRLLDEAPRDEEVADTRDYLIGSFPYTVETLRGLAGRLSDLAVYDLPDDYYAKYPRALAAISGEQLLETARELLTPDRALVVCVGPATELQAQLEDRFEVPVSVIRSADSGSSA